A DNA window from Limisphaera ngatamarikiensis contains the following coding sequences:
- a CDS encoding prepilin-type N-terminal cleavage/methylation domain-containing protein, protein MQQLPSSRQSRRSSPAWARQEADAAPPGRGRAPVRRRARAFTLVELLTVVAVVGVLAALLLPALQRARRLAQRTTCLNQLRQQGMAWRMYLDENDSRFPDRRDLKTLLPGGYRPWADWPPSDPRAGWAAVVLAGAGLEGGVWDCPSARAGSLAGRPQVWQAGGLQESAPVVRYWMWRFDRVDEPV, encoded by the coding sequence ATGCAGCAGTTGCCTTCATCACGGCAGTCGCGCCGGTCCAGCCCCGCGTGGGCCCGGCAGGAAGCGGATGCGGCGCCGCCCGGCCGTGGTCGTGCGCCGGTTCGACGCCGCGCCCGGGCTTTTACGCTGGTCGAGCTTCTGACCGTGGTGGCGGTGGTGGGGGTTCTGGCGGCTCTGCTGTTGCCCGCGCTGCAACGGGCGCGGCGGCTGGCCCAGCGGACCACCTGCCTGAACCAGCTGCGTCAGCAGGGGATGGCCTGGCGAATGTACCTGGACGAAAACGACAGCCGGTTTCCGGACCGACGCGATTTGAAAACGTTGCTTCCCGGCGGGTACCGGCCGTGGGCGGACTGGCCGCCCAGCGATCCGCGAGCCGGCTGGGCAGCAGTAGTACTGGCCGGCGCGGGGTTGGAGGGCGGGGTTTGGGACTGTCCGTCGGCGCGGGCGGGATCATTGGCCGGTCGTCCCCAGGTATGGCAGGCGGGCGGATTGCAGGAGTCGGCGCCGGTGGTCCGGTATTGGATGTGGCGGTTTGACCGGGTGGACGAGCCGGTGC
- a CDS encoding H-X9-DG-CTERM domain-containing protein: DNFWGRRESDCVVALRAAGNPNVGQPTGPAEVELVVDVYFPATSPTVPAEWRGRSAHPGGRNRLMMDGHARFWRDPRLGGS; encoded by the coding sequence TGGACAATTTTTGGGGCCGGCGCGAGTCGGACTGCGTGGTTGCCTTGCGTGCCGCGGGCAATCCCAATGTCGGGCAACCGACCGGCCCTGCCGAGGTGGAACTGGTGGTGGACGTCTATTTTCCGGCCACTTCTCCCACGGTCCCGGCCGAGTGGCGGGGCCGAAGCGCCCACCCCGGAGGCCGCAATCGGCTCATGATGGACGGACACGCGCGGTTTTGGCGGGATCCGCGGCTCGGCGGAAGCTAG
- a CDS encoding MarC family protein encodes MTEALQYGLLAVGSLFVIVDPISTAPAFLAMTPQNTPAQRIQMARTACLVATVVLMLFAAAGRAIFHFLGITLPAFQIAASLVLFMVALDMLRAQRSRVQETREETEAAVGKEDISVTPLAIPLLAGPGAISTVILLQSQAQNWIQHGILYTAIVLVMLASYVILHIAAQSSRFLNPIALNILARVMGLLLAAVAVQFMINGLKTLKGELWPG; translated from the coding sequence ATGACCGAGGCATTGCAATACGGTCTCCTGGCCGTGGGCTCGTTGTTCGTGATCGTGGACCCGATCTCGACCGCGCCGGCTTTTCTGGCCATGACACCCCAGAACACGCCGGCCCAACGGATTCAGATGGCCCGCACGGCCTGCTTGGTGGCCACGGTGGTGTTAATGCTGTTTGCGGCCGCGGGCCGGGCCATCTTCCACTTCCTGGGCATCACGCTGCCCGCCTTTCAAATCGCGGCCAGCCTGGTGCTGTTCATGGTGGCGCTGGACATGTTGCGGGCGCAGAGGTCCCGCGTGCAGGAAACCCGGGAAGAGACCGAAGCCGCCGTCGGCAAAGAAGACATCTCCGTCACGCCCCTGGCCATTCCGTTGTTGGCCGGCCCGGGCGCCATCTCCACCGTCATTCTGTTGCAAAGCCAGGCCCAGAACTGGATCCAACACGGCATCCTTTACACCGCGATCGTGCTGGTCATGCTGGCCAGCTACGTCATCCTGCACATCGCCGCCCAGAGCAGCCGGTTCCTCAACCCGATTGCCCTGAACATCCTGGCCCGTGTCATGGGGCTGCTGCTGGCGGCCGTGGCCGTGCAGTTCATGATCAACGGACTCAAAACCCTCAAGGGCGAGCTCTGGCCCGGCTGA
- a CDS encoding aldo/keto reductase, which yields MKPPHTITRREFLTRAAALAGVVVATPALRAAPAPRKTATDQVPLGQTGLKICRLGMGTGSNGGEVQRRLGREGFDRLIRYAYDRGVTYIDTAEAYGTHEYIRSAIRGLPRERLFILTKMPGVPEKPLEVLDRYRKELGVDYLDCVLTHCATNARWDDERRRVLDALEEAKQKGIIRAKGVSCHGLPALRRATEVEWVDVHLVRLNPQGRHIDGPSDRWNEGGNETTLPEVVREIRSMRAKGRGIIGMKIIGNGEFRSPEDREKSIRYAMQSGLVDAVTIGFASTDELDEALERMNRALAEV from the coding sequence ATGAAACCGCCGCATACCATCACACGTCGCGAGTTCCTGACCCGGGCAGCCGCCCTGGCAGGTGTCGTGGTTGCCACTCCCGCGTTGCGCGCGGCCCCGGCCCCGCGCAAGACGGCCACCGACCAGGTTCCACTGGGTCAAACCGGACTCAAGATCTGTCGCCTGGGCATGGGCACCGGCAGCAACGGCGGCGAGGTTCAGCGCCGGCTCGGTCGCGAGGGCTTCGACCGGCTCATCCGGTACGCCTACGACCGGGGCGTCACCTACATCGACACCGCCGAGGCCTACGGGACCCACGAATACATCCGCAGCGCCATCCGCGGTCTGCCCCGCGAACGGTTGTTCATCCTCACCAAAATGCCCGGCGTACCGGAAAAACCGCTCGAGGTGCTCGATCGCTACCGGAAAGAACTGGGCGTGGACTACCTGGACTGTGTTCTGACCCATTGCGCCACCAACGCCCGCTGGGACGACGAACGACGTCGCGTACTCGACGCCCTGGAAGAAGCCAAACAAAAGGGCATCATTCGCGCCAAGGGCGTCTCCTGTCACGGCCTGCCCGCCCTGCGCCGCGCCACCGAGGTGGAATGGGTGGACGTCCACCTGGTTCGTCTCAACCCCCAGGGCCGTCATATCGACGGTCCGTCGGATCGCTGGAATGAAGGCGGCAACGAAACCACGCTGCCCGAAGTGGTTCGCGAAATCCGCAGCATGCGCGCCAAAGGCCGGGGCATTATCGGAATGAAAATCATAGGCAACGGCGAGTTTCGCTCGCCCGAAGACCGCGAAAAATCCATCCGCTACGCCATGCAATCCGGCCTCGTGGACGCCGTGACCATCGGTTTTGCCAGCACGGACGAGCTGGACGAGGCGCTGGAACGGATGAACCGGGCCCTGGCCGAGGTGTGA
- a CDS encoding SecDF P1 head subdomain-containing protein: MKWLAKQFNLYLALAVLLAGLVGCQTAASRSRKEISTFRVHLEVRPDPTGQTETITMFRDNPVEMTVEKSPFLTEVHVLSARLVERFGVPTIQIQLNRSGTWLLEQYTTANRGRHMAIFSQFGETPDKARWLAAPLIRQTITDGFLAFTPDASREEAERIVSGLNNLVKQRKQKDF; encoded by the coding sequence ATGAAGTGGCTCGCAAAACAGTTCAATCTCTATTTGGCCCTGGCCGTGCTGCTGGCGGGGCTGGTCGGCTGCCAAACGGCAGCGTCCCGATCGCGCAAGGAAATCAGCACGTTCCGTGTTCATTTGGAGGTCCGCCCCGACCCCACCGGCCAGACCGAAACCATCACCATGTTCCGGGACAACCCCGTGGAAATGACGGTGGAAAAGTCGCCGTTCCTGACCGAGGTGCACGTGTTATCCGCCAGGCTCGTGGAACGCTTCGGCGTGCCCACCATCCAGATCCAACTGAACCGTTCGGGCACCTGGTTGCTCGAGCAATACACCACCGCCAATCGGGGTCGGCACATGGCCATCTTCAGCCAGTTTGGCGAAACCCCTGACAAGGCCCGGTGGCTGGCCGCCCCGTTAATCCGCCAGACCATCACCGACGGCTTTCTCGCGTTCACACCCGACGCGAGCCGGGAGGAGGCCGAACGCATCGTCAGCGGGCTCAACAACCTGGTGAAGCAGCGCAAGCAAAAGGACTTCTGA
- a CDS encoding M23 family metallopeptidase — translation MRAAPTGLTLLLLSLAVGQPSAGPVTGPFRLPTPNQALFEPGGESRFFAPTPGRDWQAGTFGCTRTEGRQLHEGIDILATQRDRQGEPTDPVTAAADGVVVYVNRTPALSNYGRYIVLLHRIEGLNVYTLYAHLRSIADALRPGQPVRAGQQIGVVGRSTNTRTPIARDRAHLHFEIAFMLSDRFEPWFKRTEPGERNDHGNYNGQNFVGIDPAEVLRLQQTLGPRFSLLRHVQGQVPLCTVRLRAVNLFWVRHYPALVEPAPAGTDPVVGYELTFAYQGLPFRARPITAREWPGQARLQLVHVNEAETQNRPCQRMLVRRGNRWALSSRGERLLDLLAY, via the coding sequence ATGCGCGCGGCGCCAACCGGCCTCACGCTGTTGCTTCTGTCCCTCGCAGTGGGGCAACCCTCCGCCGGCCCGGTCACCGGCCCGTTCCGGCTTCCCACCCCGAACCAGGCCCTGTTTGAACCCGGCGGGGAATCCCGGTTCTTCGCCCCCACGCCCGGCCGGGATTGGCAGGCCGGAACATTCGGCTGCACCCGCACCGAGGGCCGGCAATTGCATGAAGGTATCGACATCCTCGCCACCCAACGCGATCGCCAGGGTGAACCAACCGATCCCGTCACCGCCGCAGCCGACGGCGTGGTGGTTTACGTCAACCGCACGCCCGCCCTCTCCAACTACGGCCGCTACATCGTCCTGCTGCACCGGATCGAAGGCCTGAACGTCTACACCTTGTACGCGCACCTGCGTTCCATTGCCGATGCCCTGCGTCCCGGCCAGCCGGTTCGGGCCGGCCAGCAAATCGGCGTGGTCGGACGCAGCACCAACACCCGCACACCCATCGCTCGCGACCGTGCCCATCTGCATTTCGAAATCGCCTTCATGCTGTCCGACCGGTTCGAACCCTGGTTCAAACGCACCGAGCCCGGGGAACGAAATGACCACGGCAATTACAACGGCCAAAACTTCGTGGGAATCGATCCGGCGGAGGTCCTCCGACTCCAGCAAACCCTGGGCCCGCGGTTTTCACTCCTGCGCCACGTGCAGGGTCAGGTCCCCCTCTGCACCGTCCGCCTCCGGGCAGTGAACCTGTTTTGGGTCCGACATTACCCCGCCCTGGTGGAACCCGCCCCGGCCGGCACCGACCCCGTCGTCGGTTACGAACTGACCTTCGCCTATCAAGGACTGCCCTTCCGGGCCCGGCCAATCACAGCCCGCGAGTGGCCCGGCCAGGCCCGCCTGCAACTGGTGCACGTCAACGAAGCCGAGACACAAAACCGCCCCTGCCAACGGATGCTGGTGCGCCGCGGCAACCGGTGGGCTCTGAGTTCAAGGGGAGAACGTCTGCTCGATCTGTTGGCCTACTGA
- a CDS encoding aldo/keto reductase, which yields MQTITLGVSPLRSSRLAYGCWRVTGTWDPRQVTAEGWKAGKEAIRTAYEAGYTLFDNADIYCGGEAERLLGEVLRETPGMRERVLIATKCGIRPPNTPQPGLPQRYDFSAEHILRSVEGSLQRLGVETLDLLLLHRPDYLADPAEVAEAFSRLRQQGKVRCFGLSNCRPTLVTALQCACPMPLVVHQVEISLLQRSALTDGTLDQCLIEHITPQAWSPLAGGLLADGASRQLRWQQQYQTHQVLEELDALARQYETTRSVIALAWLLKHPAGIMPIVGSTRPERIREAVRATEINLTRDEWYRLLVAAQGEPLP from the coding sequence ATGCAAACCATCACACTGGGCGTGAGCCCGCTTCGGAGCAGCCGACTTGCCTACGGTTGCTGGCGCGTCACTGGGACCTGGGATCCGCGGCAGGTCACGGCGGAGGGTTGGAAGGCGGGCAAAGAGGCCATCCGCACTGCGTACGAGGCCGGCTACACCCTGTTTGACAACGCGGACATCTACTGTGGGGGTGAGGCGGAACGTCTCCTGGGCGAGGTACTGCGGGAAACCCCCGGGATGCGCGAGCGCGTCCTGATTGCAACCAAGTGCGGCATTCGTCCGCCCAACACCCCGCAACCCGGCCTGCCGCAGCGCTACGACTTTTCCGCCGAACACATCCTGCGGTCCGTGGAAGGGTCCCTCCAACGACTCGGTGTGGAGACCTTGGACCTGCTGCTGTTGCATCGACCTGATTATCTGGCGGACCCTGCCGAGGTGGCCGAGGCTTTCTCCCGGCTCCGCCAACAGGGCAAGGTGCGATGCTTCGGTCTGAGCAACTGTCGGCCCACGCTGGTGACGGCGTTGCAGTGTGCCTGCCCCATGCCCCTGGTGGTGCACCAGGTGGAAATCAGCCTGCTCCAACGCAGTGCGTTGACCGACGGCACACTCGACCAGTGCCTGATCGAACACATCACGCCGCAGGCATGGAGTCCGTTGGCCGGCGGTTTGTTGGCGGACGGGGCTTCCCGGCAGCTGCGCTGGCAGCAACAATACCAAACGCATCAGGTCCTGGAAGAACTCGATGCCCTGGCCCGGCAGTACGAGACCACCCGCAGTGTCATCGCGCTGGCCTGGCTGCTCAAACATCCCGCCGGGATCATGCCCATCGTTGGATCCACCCGCCCCGAACGAATTCGCGAGGCGGTCCGGGCCACCGAGATCAACCTGACCCGGGACGAATGGTACCGGCTGTTGGTGGCCGCCCAGGGCGAGCCCCTGCCCTGA
- the hypF gene encoding carbamoyltransferase HypF, with product MERLRVVIRGVVQGVGFRPFVHRLATGLALKGWVRNSPQGVVVEVEGARSALEQFLARLPAERPPHSSLQSVELTWLDPVGYGDFKICASDDTGTVRALVMPDIATCADCLREMWDPRDRRHLYPFINCTHCGPRYSIITGLPYDRPRTTMAGFEMCADCRREYEDPVDRRFHAQPIACPRCGPHLELWSASGDVLADGRPAPGRADPETAARAVQSVIRQTAEALREGAVVAVKGLGGFHLMVLARSDEAVARLRERKRREAKPLALMFPSMGQVRRVCRVSPAEERALCGPEAPIVLLDRLPVPERDAPRIAPGVAPGNPCLGVMLPYTPLHHLLLREVGEPVVATSGNLSEEPICTDEQEALERLAGIADLFLVHNRPIARYVDDSVVRVVEGREMVLRRARGFAPLPLPLRRAETARGSGRDTPVVLAAGAHLKNAVGLAIGGQAFLSQHIGDLETAAAEEAWLRVVRDLPALYEVRPQVVVLDLHPDYGSTRLAERTFFAGRGRSRPDSQSPVRRGVQHHLAHVLAVWVENEVGLPALGVAWDGTGLGWDGTIWGGEFFRVEAGRAVRIATLRRFRLPGGDAAAREPRRAALGLLHELVRDDSGLESRLQEGIRRWFPAREGSVLWRMVSGGVRSPWSSSAGRLFDAVACLAGLRERNQFEAQAAMELEFQVDPGAAWDPYPLPLRQPAEEAAPVELDWAPLIRAVLEDVDRGASPAVVATRFHQGLVSGIVEVARTAGCGPVLLGGGCFQNRWLLTWTVRELRRAGFRPYWPQRVPPNDGGIALGQLAAHDLGLDEPL from the coding sequence ATGGAGCGATTGCGCGTTGTCATACGTGGTGTGGTGCAGGGGGTGGGGTTTCGCCCCTTCGTGCATCGTTTGGCCACCGGGCTGGCCCTGAAGGGTTGGGTGCGCAACTCGCCGCAGGGCGTCGTCGTGGAAGTGGAGGGTGCGCGATCGGCCCTGGAACAGTTCCTGGCCCGGCTTCCGGCGGAACGGCCCCCGCACAGCTCTCTGCAAAGCGTCGAGTTGACCTGGCTGGACCCGGTGGGATACGGGGACTTCAAGATCTGCGCCAGCGATGACACCGGGACTGTCCGTGCGTTGGTGATGCCGGACATTGCCACCTGCGCCGATTGCCTGCGCGAGATGTGGGATCCGCGGGACCGGCGCCACCTCTATCCGTTCATTAACTGCACGCATTGCGGTCCGCGCTACAGCATCATCACCGGACTGCCCTACGACCGCCCGCGTACAACCATGGCCGGATTTGAGATGTGCGCCGATTGTCGTCGGGAGTACGAAGACCCGGTGGACCGGCGCTTTCACGCCCAACCCATCGCATGTCCCCGATGCGGGCCGCATTTGGAACTGTGGTCGGCCAGTGGCGACGTCCTGGCCGATGGTCGGCCGGCCCCGGGGAGGGCCGATCCGGAAACGGCCGCCCGGGCCGTGCAGTCGGTAATCCGTCAGACGGCCGAGGCGCTGCGGGAGGGGGCTGTGGTGGCCGTCAAGGGCCTGGGCGGGTTTCATCTGATGGTGTTGGCGCGCTCGGACGAGGCCGTGGCGCGGTTGCGGGAGCGGAAACGGCGTGAGGCCAAGCCCCTGGCGCTGATGTTTCCCTCGATGGGGCAGGTGCGTCGGGTGTGCAGGGTCAGCCCGGCTGAAGAACGGGCTTTGTGCGGGCCGGAGGCGCCCATCGTGCTGCTGGATCGGTTGCCGGTGCCCGAACGGGACGCGCCCCGGATTGCGCCCGGGGTGGCGCCGGGAAACCCGTGCCTGGGGGTGATGCTCCCCTACACGCCTCTGCATCACCTGCTGTTGCGGGAGGTGGGCGAGCCGGTGGTGGCCACCAGCGGCAACCTCAGCGAGGAACCCATTTGCACGGACGAACAGGAGGCATTGGAACGGCTGGCCGGGATTGCCGATCTGTTCCTGGTTCACAACCGGCCGATTGCACGTTACGTGGATGATTCGGTGGTCCGGGTGGTCGAGGGACGCGAGATGGTCCTTCGGCGCGCTCGTGGCTTTGCCCCGTTGCCGTTGCCCCTGAGGCGCGCAGAAACAGCGCGCGGCTCCGGTCGCGACACTCCCGTGGTCCTGGCGGCGGGGGCACATTTGAAGAACGCCGTGGGTCTGGCCATTGGTGGACAGGCCTTCCTCAGCCAGCACATCGGTGACCTGGAAACCGCCGCGGCGGAGGAGGCCTGGCTGCGGGTGGTGCGGGATCTGCCGGCCTTGTATGAGGTGCGTCCGCAAGTTGTTGTCCTGGACCTCCACCCGGACTACGGATCCACGCGTCTGGCGGAGCGGACATTTTTCGCGGGACGGGGCCGCTCCCGGCCGGATTCGCAGTCGCCCGTTCGCCGCGGGGTTCAGCATCACCTGGCCCATGTCCTGGCCGTGTGGGTGGAAAACGAAGTGGGGTTGCCGGCGCTGGGCGTGGCGTGGGACGGGACCGGTCTGGGTTGGGACGGAACCATCTGGGGCGGTGAGTTCTTCCGGGTTGAGGCCGGGCGCGCGGTCCGGATCGCCACCTTGCGGCGGTTCCGTCTCCCCGGGGGAGATGCAGCGGCCCGCGAACCGCGCCGGGCTGCGCTGGGTCTGTTGCACGAGCTGGTTCGGGACGATTCCGGGCTGGAGAGTCGGCTGCAGGAAGGGATCCGTCGCTGGTTCCCTGCCCGGGAGGGATCGGTGCTGTGGCGGATGGTGTCCGGTGGGGTTCGGTCCCCGTGGAGCAGTAGTGCGGGGCGGTTGTTCGATGCCGTGGCCTGTCTGGCAGGGTTGCGCGAGCGCAACCAGTTTGAGGCCCAGGCGGCCATGGAACTGGAGTTCCAGGTGGATCCCGGGGCCGCTTGGGATCCCTATCCGTTGCCGCTGCGGCAACCTGCCGAAGAGGCAGCCCCTGTGGAACTGGACTGGGCCCCGTTGATCCGTGCCGTGCTCGAAGACGTGGACCGTGGGGCGTCGCCCGCCGTGGTGGCCACGCGATTCCACCAAGGGTTGGTCTCGGGGATTGTCGAGGTTGCCCGTACGGCAGGGTGCGGGCCCGTCCTGTTGGGCGGCGGCTGTTTCCAGAACCGATGGCTTCTTACCTGGACGGTGCGCGAGCTGCGTCGGGCCGGATTTCGGCCCTATTGGCCGCAGCGTGTGCCACCCAACGACGGCGGCATTGCGCTGGGCCAGTTGGCCGCCCATGACCTGGGTTTGGACGAGCCCTTGTGA